Proteins from one Acidimicrobiales bacterium genomic window:
- the gcvP gene encoding aminomethyl-transferring glycine dehydrogenase — protein MTIAPETAPAPPLTGPESFAARHIGPDDAELATMLATVGVDSLDALLDAVVPPAIRSDQRLDLPEARSEVEVTAALRALAADNTVRTSLIGTGWYATVTPPVIRRNVLENPAWYTAYTPYQPEISQGRLEAVLNFQTMVAELTGTELANASMLDEATAAAEAMALVHRVNPKAGTVFVADADTHPQTLAVLATRAEPLGLELVVADPAEPLPDGCFGLLVSHPGSSGAVRDIAPIIDRAHDGGALVVATTDLLACCLMTPPGELGADVVVGSTQRFGVPMGFGGPSAGFLSTREAYKRTLPGRLVGVSIDAAGRPAYRLALQTREQHIRREKATSNICTAQVLLAVMAGMYGVWHGPEGLTRIATRVHGLTAQLAAELARTGVTVVHEHFFDTLTVRVPGRAAEVLTAAAERGLDLRPVDDDHLGLSLDETSTEATVERVLAAFGATLAPATGDVAPATVGDALPGALRRTSPFCTHPVFHRHHSETEMLRYLRRLADADLALDRTMIPLGSCTMKLNATTEMEPVSWPGFADIHPFAPAADTAGYRTLIGDLERWLCEITGYDAVSLQPNAGSQGEFAGLLAIRAWHRSRGDRNRDVCLIPASAHGTNAASAAMAGMRVVVVACDADGNVDLDDLDAKLEELGPNVAALMVTYPSTHGVFEEAIGEICAAVHDAGGQVYLDGANLNALVGVARPGRFGADVSHLNLHKTFCIPHGGGGPGVGPVAVRSHLAPFLPSHPVVPVAGPVGANPVVGPVSSAPWGSAGILPIPWAYIALMGPDGLRRATAVAILSANYVARRLRDAFPILYTGRDGLVAHECILDIRPLTRATGITVDDVAKRLIDHGFHAPTMSFPVAGTLMVETTESESLTELDRFCEAMLSIRAEIDTVAAGTWPVDDNPLCNAPHPAADVGDDEWTHPYPRRVAGWPGGGADRLGKYWPPVSRIDGAYGDRNVMCSCPPVEAFADA, from the coding sequence GTGACGATCGCTCCCGAGACCGCTCCCGCTCCCCCGCTCACGGGACCCGAGTCGTTCGCGGCCCGCCACATCGGGCCCGACGACGCCGAACTGGCCACGATGCTGGCCACGGTCGGCGTCGACTCGCTCGACGCCCTCCTCGATGCCGTCGTCCCCCCGGCGATCCGTTCCGACCAGCGCCTCGACCTCCCCGAGGCCCGCAGCGAGGTCGAGGTGACGGCGGCGCTGCGGGCGCTGGCCGCAGACAACACCGTGCGCACGTCGCTCATCGGCACCGGCTGGTACGCCACGGTCACCCCGCCGGTGATCCGACGCAACGTGCTCGAGAACCCGGCCTGGTACACCGCCTACACCCCGTACCAGCCCGAGATCTCCCAGGGCCGCCTCGAGGCCGTCCTGAACTTCCAGACCATGGTGGCCGAGCTGACCGGCACGGAGCTCGCCAACGCATCGATGCTCGACGAGGCGACCGCCGCGGCCGAGGCGATGGCCCTGGTGCACCGCGTCAACCCGAAGGCGGGCACCGTCTTCGTGGCCGACGCGGACACCCATCCCCAGACCCTCGCCGTGCTCGCCACCCGCGCCGAGCCGTTGGGGCTCGAGCTCGTGGTGGCCGACCCCGCCGAGCCACTGCCCGACGGCTGCTTCGGTCTGCTCGTGTCACATCCGGGGTCGAGCGGCGCCGTCCGCGACATCGCCCCGATCATCGACCGGGCCCACGACGGCGGCGCCCTCGTGGTGGCGACCACGGACCTGCTGGCGTGTTGCCTGATGACCCCGCCCGGGGAGCTGGGCGCCGACGTCGTGGTCGGCTCCACTCAGCGCTTCGGGGTGCCGATGGGGTTCGGTGGACCGAGCGCCGGCTTCCTCTCCACCCGGGAGGCGTACAAGCGGACGCTGCCGGGCAGGCTGGTGGGTGTCTCGATCGACGCCGCCGGGCGTCCCGCGTACCGGCTCGCGCTGCAGACCCGCGAGCAGCACATCCGTCGCGAGAAGGCCACCTCCAACATCTGCACCGCCCAGGTCCTGCTGGCGGTCATGGCGGGGATGTACGGGGTCTGGCACGGGCCCGAGGGGCTGACGCGCATCGCCACCCGGGTCCACGGGCTCACGGCGCAGCTCGCCGCCGAGCTCGCCCGGACCGGGGTGACGGTCGTCCACGAGCACTTCTTCGACACGCTCACGGTGCGGGTGCCCGGCCGGGCCGCCGAGGTCCTCACCGCGGCCGCCGAACGGGGCCTCGACCTCCGCCCGGTCGACGACGACCACCTCGGCCTCAGCCTCGACGAGACGTCGACGGAAGCCACCGTCGAGCGGGTGCTGGCCGCGTTCGGCGCCACCCTCGCCCCGGCGACGGGTGACGTCGCCCCCGCGACCGTCGGTGACGCGCTCCCCGGTGCGCTGCGGCGCACGAGCCCCTTCTGCACGCACCCCGTCTTCCACCGCCACCACAGCGAGACCGAGATGCTGCGCTACCTGCGGCGTCTGGCCGACGCCGACCTGGCCCTCGACCGCACGATGATCCCGCTCGGCTCCTGCACCATGAAGCTGAACGCCACCACCGAGATGGAGCCGGTGTCCTGGCCGGGGTTCGCCGACATCCATCCCTTCGCCCCCGCGGCCGACACCGCCGGCTACCGGACCCTGATCGGCGACCTCGAGCGCTGGCTCTGCGAGATCACCGGCTACGACGCGGTGTCCCTGCAGCCCAACGCGGGCAGCCAGGGCGAGTTCGCCGGGCTCCTCGCCATCCGCGCGTGGCACCGCTCGAGGGGCGACCGGAACCGGGACGTGTGCCTGATCCCCGCGTCCGCGCACGGGACCAACGCCGCCAGCGCGGCGATGGCGGGGATGCGGGTGGTCGTGGTGGCCTGCGACGCCGACGGCAACGTCGACCTCGACGACCTCGACGCCAAGCTCGAGGAGCTCGGGCCGAACGTCGCCGCGTTGATGGTGACCTACCCCTCCACCCACGGGGTGTTCGAGGAGGCCATCGGCGAGATCTGCGCGGCGGTCCACGACGCCGGCGGGCAGGTCTACCTCGACGGTGCGAACCTGAACGCCCTCGTGGGCGTGGCCCGGCCGGGCCGCTTCGGTGCCGACGTGAGCCACCTGAACCTGCACAAGACGTTCTGCATCCCCCACGGCGGCGGCGGACCGGGGGTGGGCCCGGTGGCGGTGCGCAGCCACCTGGCCCCGTTCCTGCCGTCGCACCCGGTGGTCCCCGTGGCGGGACCGGTCGGCGCGAACCCCGTCGTGGGGCCGGTCTCGTCCGCGCCGTGGGGGTCGGCCGGCATCCTGCCCATCCCCTGGGCCTACATCGCCCTCATGGGCCCCGACGGCCTGCGCCGGGCCACTGCCGTCGCCATCCTGAGCGCCAACTACGTGGCCCGCCGGCTCCGGGACGCCTTCCCGATCCTCTACACGGGACGTGACGGGCTCGTCGCCCACGAGTGCATCCTCGACATCCGCCCCCTCACCCGGGCCACCGGGATCACCGTCGACGACGTCGCCAAGCGTCTCATCGACCACGGGTTCCACGCCCCGACGATGTCGTTCCCGGTGGCCGGCACGTTGATGGTCGAGACCACCGAGAGCGAGAGCCTCACCGAGCTGGACCGCTTCTGCGAGGCGATGCTGTCCATCCGTGCCGAGATCGACACCGTCGCCGCGGGCACCTGGCCGGTCGACGACAACCCACTGTGCAACGCCCCGCACCCCGCCGCCGACGTGGGCGACGACGAGTGGACCCACCCCTATCCACGCCGTGTGGCCGGTTGGCCGGGCGGGGGCGCCGATCGGCTCGGGAAGTACTGGCCGCCGGTGAGCCGCATCGACGGGGCCTACGGCGACCGCAACGTGATGTGCTCGTGTCCCCCGGTCGAGGCCTTCGCCGACGCCTGA
- a CDS encoding class II aldolase/adducin family protein, translating to MAEDTTAPDRNVAAAGKPLRYTPPTFDDVAAERRHRQERLAAAYRLFGRFGFGEGVAGHITVRDPEFPQRFWLNPFGVDFRLIRVSDLVCVDHDGTIVHGDYAINQAAFAIHSEVHAARPDVIAAAHTHSLHGKAFSSLGLLLEPITQDSCAFYGDHALFDDFTGVVLDPLEGKRIAAALGDMKAAILRNHGLLTVGHSVDEAAWWFITMERTCQAQLLAMAAGERVLIDPEHAALTASQVGGHFAGWLSFQALYDWIVREEPDFLD from the coding sequence ATGGCCGAGGACACCACCGCCCCCGATCGCAACGTGGCCGCGGCGGGCAAGCCGCTGCGGTACACGCCGCCGACCTTCGACGACGTCGCCGCCGAGCGCCGGCACCGCCAGGAGCGCCTGGCGGCGGCGTACCGGCTCTTCGGCCGCTTCGGCTTCGGCGAGGGCGTCGCCGGGCACATCACCGTCCGTGACCCCGAGTTCCCCCAGCGCTTCTGGCTCAACCCCTTCGGCGTCGACTTCCGGCTCATCCGCGTGTCGGACCTCGTGTGCGTCGACCACGACGGCACCATCGTCCACGGCGACTACGCCATCAACCAGGCCGCCTTCGCCATCCACTCCGAGGTGCACGCCGCCCGTCCCGACGTCATCGCCGCGGCTCACACCCACTCGTTGCACGGCAAAGCATTCTCGTCGCTCGGCTTGCTGCTCGAGCCGATCACCCAGGACAGCTGCGCCTTCTACGGCGACCATGCGCTCTTCGACGACTTCACCGGCGTCGTCCTCGACCCGCTCGAGGGGAAGCGCATCGCAGCTGCGCTCGGCGACATGAAGGCCGCCATCCTGCGCAACCACGGTCTGCTCACGGTCGGGCACAGCGTCGACGAGGCCGCCTGGTGGTTCATCACCATGGAGCGCACCTGCCAGGCGCAGCTCCTCGCCATGGCCGCCGGCGAGCGGGTGCTGATCGATCCCGAGCACGCCGCCCTCACCGCGTCGCAGGTCGGCGGCCACTTCGCGGGCTGGCTGTCGTTCCAGGCGCTCTACGACTGGATCGTCCGCGAGGAGCCCGACTTCCTCGACTGA
- a CDS encoding histidine phosphatase family protein yields the protein MSESTEEFGQRPFTAPPGATELFLVRHGQSAPYRPGRPFPLVDGQGDPPLSELGAWQAERVADRLAGETLHALYVTTLRRTVETAAPLAGRTRLTPRVEPDLREVHLGEWEGGLFRQMAAERHPVFVEMDRTQEWGAIPGAESSGALRARVRAALERLHARHPGERVVVVSHGGAIGAALAEATGARGLAFAGADNASISHVVLLGDRWVLRRFNDTGHLAGELSGSAEAPT from the coding sequence ATGTCGGAATCGACCGAGGAGTTCGGCCAGCGACCCTTCACCGCCCCACCCGGCGCCACCGAGCTGTTCCTCGTCCGCCACGGCCAGTCGGCGCCCTACCGCCCGGGCCGGCCCTTCCCGCTGGTCGACGGGCAGGGTGACCCGCCGCTCTCGGAGCTGGGGGCGTGGCAGGCCGAACGGGTGGCCGACCGCCTCGCCGGCGAGACGCTCCACGCGCTCTACGTGACCACGCTGCGACGGACAGTGGAGACTGCGGCGCCCCTCGCGGGACGGACCCGGCTCACCCCACGGGTCGAGCCGGACCTGCGCGAGGTGCACCTGGGGGAGTGGGAAGGCGGCCTCTTCCGCCAGATGGCCGCAGAGCGCCACCCCGTCTTCGTCGAGATGGACCGGACCCAGGAGTGGGGGGCCATCCCCGGTGCCGAGTCGTCCGGGGCGCTGCGGGCCCGGGTACGGGCCGCTCTCGAGCGCCTGCACGCACGCCATCCGGGGGAACGGGTCGTCGTGGTGAGCCACGGCGGAGCCATCGGGGCCGCCCTGGCCGAGGCCACCGGTGCCCGGGGCCTCGCCTTCGCCGGGGCGGACAACGCCTCGATCAGCCACGTCGTGCTCCTCGGTGACCGCTGGGTGCTCCGCCGGTTCAACGACACCGGCCACCTCGCCGGCGAGCTCTCCGGCTCGGCCGAGGCGCCCACGTGA